From the Plasmodium brasilianum strain Bolivian I chromosome 7, whole genome shotgun sequence genome, the window TAAGATAAAATCAGAGAgaatgaaattaaattaatgcTGCTCATAACAAAAATGAGATTCCCACGTTCCCAGTTTCTTTCCTTCCACAAACGTTACAGAAAATTGACGAGATggatgtatacgtatatttttatatgtacatttatatgcgcacatttatgtatgcatatttatgtatgtgtacattagcacatatttgtaaatgaacatatgcatgtacatttttttttttccttcttcgTGTTGTCTCATATGAAATATGCAAAGTGTTAAACACTGAATTCAATGCAGAGGGTTCATTAGTATATATTAGCACAAATAtattacgtatatacatacgtatatataatatatacatacatattttacacttaaatatttatgcataaattTCATAACTGCAtgtaaactaaaaaaaaaaaaaaaaagggttaAAGGAATGTGCAAGAGAAAAAATGCAAGCTGTTTGTTGCATGAAATATTTTCCCAATTGTGTAGttccattttattcttttgatTCTTCTGTTTCTCCCTGATGGTTTGAAACGATTTTTTACAAAGTTATCTGATCCTTGTCATTTGTTATATTGTTACACTACAAAAAgttttttgctattttgttctttattttgctctttcgtttgttctttattttgctcattcttttttttttaatgagcTATGAATTTCACTCAAGCACACATTTAAagggaaacaaaaaaaattgaaaaaaatatagcaataTAAAGCagtataaagaaaataataaaatgcgTAAAAACAATACAGTACTAACAATACAAACAGtacaaaacaataaaaaacaaaacagattaaattaattttgttattatttttcggCAATTACGTCCACATTTTGTGCTGATCTTTACGATTTCAGCTTTTAGTTTCATTGTTTTTATGATTTAATGATTTAATGATTTAATGCTTTATTGTTTCGTTGTTTCGTTGTTctattgctttttttttatttttttttatatttttttattttttttttgttttttatttttttattttttattttttttgttttttaattttttgtttttgttttttgctttttgGTTTCTGCATCTTAATTTTCCCTCTAATTTTGAGCTCTCATTTTTgggttttttaaaaaaaaaaaaaaaaaaaaaaattatatatgtacaatatatatgtgcaatatatatatgcataattgTATATGTACCCACATGTATGATTTATACACGTGTAAACATTTAAGTGCACATATGTTACATTTAAATTGCTAGCCaactttttgttttcttaaaaaaCATGATCACTTAAGTTTTTAAATCATTTCAAATAAAAGCTTTTGCATTTAACACGAATGTATTCAAAAATGTGTAGGTGTACATGAACACATAAACTCATAAGTAAACacgtacataaatacatgaTAAATGAATGATAAATACAATACGAacgcataaatatatatacattacaaacacatatacatatacattataaacgcatacatatatacatactaaAACACccttatacatacatataaacttTTATACATCAGGTGTATTTACCTTCATTActgacaatttttttttttttttttttaaagtcgTACAATCGCTAAAGttgctttgttttttttaagttttaattttttttttttttttttttttttcctctcaACTTTGCGTCGTTTGCTTTGTTTGCTTGTTAGGCATTTTTCGTGGTTCAACTTATcactctctttttttttgtattgcTTCCTTTCTTTCGTTTCGTACTTGTATCGTTACGTACTCGCATCATTACGTACTCGCATCATTACTTATTCGCATCGTTACGTATTCACCTCGCTagtcttcttttcttttcctttttttaaaaaattagcaCTATCCGTGTGCATTTattgttcaaaaaaaaaaattaaaataaaataaataatggaaGAGGAATATTCTTGGGATAGTTACTTGAATGACAGACTTTTATCGACTAATCAAGTATCAGCAGCAGGATTAGCTTCGGTATAAAGAGacgcacaaaaaaaaaaaatatattaacatttacatttattttcttctttttttctttacccATTCGTCTTACTTTGACATGGTGGCATACACCCCTACACACACATGCACAtgcacataaaaatttacgtacatatatatatatatatatttatttatttaccgCCGTACGTGTACTGGTCTGCTTTCCCATCTTACTTTGTTTTTACTTCATtatttaaggaaaaaaaaataatagaaaagtaaaaaatggaGGAGGGAAAACACTATATTATTaacgtacatacatttttgtactcttcttcttttttacaaatttttagGAGGAGGACGGAGTAGTGTATGCTTGTGTTGCCCAAGCCGATGAGAACGATCCCAACTTTGATAAGTGGACGCTCTTTTATAAGGAGGACTATGAGATAGAAGTAGAAGACGAAGTAAgaagcgaaaaaaaaaaaaaaaaaatgcacataataaataaataaatatataaatatatatacatatatatatacatatatatatatatatatatatatatataaagtgtGTAATCTTGTACCACTTGAGTATCACATGGTGCAGGGCTGTTTTGCGTGAACTCCTTGTGCTTGTGGAATTTATTTACTCGAATGGTACTAACAATTCTGTTTGCTTTTACATTCATTTGTGTTACTACTCGCGTCGATACACCCAtttccttaatttttttgctcGAAGAATGGTAACAAGAGTAAGAAGACTATCAATGAAGGACAAACTTTATTAACAGTATTTAAGGAGGGTTATGCACCCGATGGTGTATGGCTGGGGGGAACCAAGTATCAGTTTATAAACATTGAAAAAGATTTAGATTTTGAAGGGTGCACATTCGACGTTGCTACATGTGCCAAATTGAAAGGGGGGCTTCACTTAGTTAAAGTACCTGGGGGAAATATTTTAGTTGTGATATATGACGAGGAAAAGGAGCAGGATAGAGGTTGGAACAAATGAGCTCGAGGGGCAGGCTCCCTCCATgtgcatgcatatataaaaatatgtatataatacacatgtgtttatttgtatatacgtgtatatgtgcatatgaaGTGGGGTTTTTACCCTGTCTTGGGCTACTTATTGGGCACATTTCGTTTTTGCTTtgttttgatttttttttttttttcttttttttcccctccATTTTTAGGAAACTCGAAAATTGCGGCTTTAACATTTTCGAAGGAATTAGCCGAGAGTGGCCAGTGAAGGAGTGAAGAAATGAGAAGTGGAAAAAGTTTACGTGTgggaatgtatatatactttttccTGTACATAAATTTTGCGCACACACAGTATATACAATGGGGGTGGTGGGATACGGGTGTACCCCTCATCGAGTGGAAGTACCACGTTTGAACAAGATTTTTTCACCCAAATAAATAGCTTGGCTA encodes:
- a CDS encoding profilin, giving the protein MEEEYSWDSYLNDRLLSTNQVSAAGLASEEDGVVYACVAQADENDPNFDKWTLFYKEDYEIEVEDENGNKSKKTINEGQTLLTVFKEGYAPDGVWLGGTKYQFINIEKDLDFEGCTFDVATCAKLKGGLHLVKVPGGNILVVIYDEEKEQDRGNSKIAALTFSKELAESGQ